The Candidatus Neomarinimicrobiota bacterium genomic interval GCCATGGGTGAAGGCGCCCTCTCTCAGGCAATTTTCCGCAGGAAAGATTGAGTGATATCCTTCGAATACCCATACGCCTTCATTTTTTACGCGTTCCTCCTTCTGCTCACTATTCACGGCTGGTTCGCACGAAAGCGAGAGGATAAAGAGGCCGGTATGTGGGGAGATGAGATGGTGAGACGACGCCTCTTCGCCCGCATGAATTCCGGAAGATCACAGTTGAAAAGGCACATTCGGTGGTGGGGACTCGCCCTGCTGATCTTCGCTGCAGCCGGACCACAGATGGGCACTAAGCTCACCGAGATAGAAAGAAGAGGCGTCGATATCCTGATAGCGGTCGACATCTCATCCAGTATGAAAGCGGAGGATGTGAAACCGAACCGGCTCGAGAAGGCTAAGTTTGAAATATCCCGCCTCATCTCCGGACTAAAAGGCGACCGGATTGGCCTGATCGTTTTTGCGGGAACAAGTCATCTCTACCTTCCCCTTACGGGAGACTACGAGGCCGCAAGGGTATTTGTGGATGCTGTGGATACAGGTATGATTCAGACCCAGGGGACAGCTCTGGCGGAGGCTGTGAATAGAGCGATCCAGGCCTTTCCCGAGGGGGACTCCAAGTACAGTGTTCTGATCGTGGTGACAGATGGGGAGGATCACGAGGGTGGTGCCGTGGAGATGGCCCGGAAGGCGTCGGAGTCCGGAATTGTGGTTCACGCGGTGGGTGTGGGTACTTCGAGGGGATCGCTCATACCCGTTTCAGGCGAGGAGGGCAATCGTGTGGACTTCAAGAAGGACCGAAAGGGTAAATTGATCACCTCCACGCTGAACGTTTCGGTGCTTCGGGAATTCGCCGCCGCAGGGGGTGGGGAATTCGTTCGTTTCGACAACCGTTCCAGCGGCACGGGGGAATTGTTGAATCTCATCAAGGGGATGGAGAAGCGAACGCTCAGGACGCATGAATACACGGAATTTGAGGACCGTTATCAGCTCTTTGCCGCCCTGGCGCTCATTATGTTTGCCGGTGATGCATTGATATCAAACCGTCGCAAGGACCGAAGGGAATGGCGTGGAAGATTTGTTTAAAAGAGGCATCGTGACACTGGGAACTCTGACATGTCTCATGGGCCAGCAAGAGTTAGATCCCAAGTCTTCAGCTTACTACGAATCTGTCCTGCAAAAACATCCGGAGATGCCTGAGGCAAGATTCGGTGCGGGTTGGGCCGCGTACAGGAAGGGAGACTTTTCCAGGGCTCTTTCTGAGTTCGAGTCTGTCCTTAGCACCGGGGAGGCCGCGCTGAAACCGAGGACATTCTACAACCTGGGGAATACACTTCACCGAGAGGGAAGATTGGAAGAAAGCCTCCGAGCTTACAGGAGTGCCCTTGAACTGAAACCTGATGATGCGGACGCGAAATACAATTATGAACTTACTCGTTACCTGTTGAACCGGAAATCCAGTTCCCAGAACCGTTCCCTGGAAGGCAAAGAAGAACAGGGAGAATCCCAACGGGCGAACGAAGAGCAATCAGAATCTCCGGAGCATAAGGCTCAGGATCAACCCGGGGAGAACGAGACTCGGATCGGCTCACAAAGGGTAGAGAAGCGGGACAAAAATAGACCGCCTGACGCAGAATCTATCCTCAATGCCCTGAGGGCCGACGAACAGAACCTGCTGAAGCGCAGGCTCGATAGTGGCCGGCTGAAGCGGCCGGAAAAGGACTGGTAACGATGTTCGCTTGTTGTCTGGTCTTTCTGCTATCTTTTACCTCCGTCATCTTCGCAGAAATAAAAGTCTATGCGACGGTGGATGCGAACCGGATTTCCGTTGACGAAACCGTCAATCTCAAGGTGACAGCCGAGGGAA includes:
- a CDS encoding tetratricopeptide repeat protein, which produces MEDLFKRGIVTLGTLTCLMGQQELDPKSSAYYESVLQKHPEMPEARFGAGWAAYRKGDFSRALSEFESVLSTGEAALKPRTFYNLGNTLHREGRLEESLRAYRSALELKPDDADAKYNYELTRYLLNRKSSSQNRSLEGKEEQGESQRANEEQSESPEHKAQDQPGENETRIGSQRVEKRDKNRPPDAESILNALRADEQNLLKRRLDSGRLKRPEKDW
- a CDS encoding VWA domain-containing protein, producing MISFEYPYAFIFYAFLLLLTIHGWFARKREDKEAGMWGDEMVRRRLFARMNSGRSQLKRHIRWWGLALLIFAAAGPQMGTKLTEIERRGVDILIAVDISSSMKAEDVKPNRLEKAKFEISRLISGLKGDRIGLIVFAGTSHLYLPLTGDYEAARVFVDAVDTGMIQTQGTALAEAVNRAIQAFPEGDSKYSVLIVVTDGEDHEGGAVEMARKASESGIVVHAVGVGTSRGSLIPVSGEEGNRVDFKKDRKGKLITSTLNVSVLREFAAAGGGEFVRFDNRSSGTGELLNLIKGMEKRTLRTHEYTEFEDRYQLFAALALIMFAGDALISNRRKDRREWRGRFV